The Aureispira anguillae genome contains a region encoding:
- a CDS encoding sensor histidine kinase, protein MNQLKPFFLNSIVFCLMVAAIGFLSGRTIENYAHQTPDVATYAQDLEQALHQAEEEIEGLFNNGSFLLNAVEGYVLGDTIQKYINKPYTFIIYNDKDSIVYWNNNKILPFQSDIKYTLLDTIKKDKIGESIFLKIRRPYDFLIDGVNYYYNLEALIPLYRHYSIQNDYLKDHFALMPKSFSDFVTISEEATAFSVKDRRGNPIIYIKAQESYPYHWFVIFSTLLYFFSSFSLLLAVYLMAKTLNKKGYVVGGICLFLGSFFLFRLFTIFFDFPLLAQEYAIFNERLSNANTFWFYSLGDFLIDTALLFWFSIYVSKIIRPADIKQYGSFQQSLFGLIGYSTLIGGLAGIQFAMRDIVMSSFISFEFDDFSRLDLYSLLALTGIGVMLLSYFFISYRFCALFRQFNLRLRTHMVLFGISLLIIFALSNYFEFLLIDRLVFSIAAIVHAFTLYFFVQRSATSLAWISIWLMLFSVLATIMIENANTDKGILLRKEFSKALAFERDLETESTFNSLVPKILSDGFLKLFISNPLSPSPRSQAIQLLTYRYLDNYFFGRYDYSVHIYTDKGLPYRGETRDYEELMSTIKETRKTNCKYLQFHSIPDGQYSYFAQLPISQNGSLLGIIIIEFTPKKEFKKSNIYVELLSRNKDRLESIFSQFTYAVYKYEERVATNGSLFKAQLAYNLPRPEPGKHKMLKNRSKDNHDNYLVYRSRFDGSCISIVMVPKLNLFKVFTIFAYIFCFGIFLLLAGQFVNYIFSKITKRSFIYLQFENSLREQIQRGIIMVTLASFVAIAIITIWYYSSEYDDYHRSRLSRKISSTARTAVWQIHEGQDSVATLPNARSLADIHKIDVNIYDLGGNLLSSSEEVIFERHLISRKMNPIAFQRLRNEQLSRVSHEEIINNFEYISAYVPLKDKNEVTIAYLNLPYDLAGSNNIGSQDVAEFLGALLNVYVIFLLIAGGAAFFIANSVTNPLSVIGAKLDEVELGKKNEPLIWNNKDEIGELVERYNHMIRELEDSSKKLARSQRESAWREMAKQIAHEIKNPLTPMKLNIQLLERVVNTNPDKAQKMVHRVSKTLIEQIDSLAHIASEFSNFAKMPTANNEYLNINELVSNAYSLFSEEENVQLYLDMTDKVCTVFADKTQIMRVLNNLLKNAVQAIPDDQPGIIKVQLSATSTIVILKVSDNGCGIPKAQEDDIFVPNFTTKSSGTGIGLAMSKTIVEMAKGQIYFKSKEGKGTDFYVELPLYIPPQNKPEASTIVL, encoded by the coding sequence ATGAATCAACTTAAACCTTTCTTTTTAAATAGTATTGTATTCTGCTTAATGGTAGCTGCCATCGGCTTTTTGAGTGGTAGAACAATAGAAAATTATGCTCATCAGACGCCTGATGTTGCTACCTATGCACAAGATCTAGAACAGGCCTTGCATCAAGCAGAAGAGGAAATAGAGGGACTATTCAACAATGGTTCCTTTTTATTAAATGCTGTTGAAGGCTATGTCTTGGGAGACACCATCCAAAAGTATATCAACAAGCCTTATACCTTCATTATTTACAACGATAAGGATTCTATCGTATATTGGAACAACAACAAGATTCTCCCCTTCCAGTCTGACATTAAATACACACTGCTAGACACTATAAAAAAAGATAAAATAGGAGAATCCATTTTTCTTAAGATTCGACGCCCCTACGATTTTTTGATCGATGGGGTTAATTATTACTATAATCTTGAAGCGCTCATCCCTCTTTACAGACATTATTCGATCCAAAATGATTATTTAAAAGATCATTTTGCGTTGATGCCCAAAAGTTTTTCAGACTTTGTTACCATTAGCGAAGAAGCAACAGCGTTTAGCGTCAAAGACCGACGAGGCAATCCCATTATTTATATAAAAGCTCAAGAGAGTTACCCCTACCATTGGTTTGTTATTTTTAGCACCTTGCTTTATTTTTTCAGTAGTTTTTCTTTGCTTTTAGCAGTCTATTTAATGGCTAAAACGCTCAATAAGAAAGGCTATGTAGTTGGTGGAATCTGTCTATTTTTGGGTAGTTTTTTCTTATTTAGGCTCTTTACCATATTCTTTGACTTTCCACTATTGGCACAAGAGTATGCCATTTTTAATGAACGGCTTTCCAATGCCAATACCTTTTGGTTTTATTCTCTAGGGGATTTTTTGATTGATACCGCCCTATTATTTTGGTTTTCGATCTATGTATCCAAAATCATCCGCCCTGCCGATATAAAACAGTACGGTTCCTTTCAGCAATCGTTGTTTGGACTAATAGGTTATAGCACATTGATTGGAGGCTTGGCAGGCATTCAGTTTGCCATGCGAGACATTGTTATGTCTTCCTTTATTTCATTTGAGTTTGACGATTTTTCACGCTTAGATTTATACTCCTTATTGGCTCTAACAGGAATTGGGGTTATGCTGCTATCCTATTTCTTTATTAGCTATCGTTTTTGTGCACTTTTTCGGCAATTTAATCTTCGTTTACGCACCCATATGGTGTTATTTGGTATCAGCTTGCTAATTATTTTTGCACTGAGTAACTATTTTGAATTTCTCCTTATTGATCGCCTTGTTTTTAGTATTGCTGCTATTGTGCATGCATTCACACTATACTTTTTTGTCCAACGATCAGCAACCTCCCTAGCCTGGATTAGCATCTGGCTAATGTTATTTTCTGTGTTGGCCACTATTATGATTGAAAATGCCAATACAGATAAGGGGATTCTACTCCGCAAGGAATTTTCAAAAGCACTTGCCTTTGAACGAGACTTAGAAACCGAAAGTACATTCAACTCATTGGTTCCTAAAATACTAAGCGACGGTTTTCTAAAATTATTCATCAGCAACCCTTTATCTCCCTCTCCAAGAAGCCAAGCAATACAGCTCTTAACCTATCGTTACTTGGACAATTATTTCTTTGGGCGATACGATTATAGCGTGCACATTTATACCGATAAAGGATTGCCTTATCGTGGCGAAACAAGAGATTATGAAGAGTTGATGAGCACCATCAAAGAAACTCGCAAAACGAATTGTAAATACCTTCAGTTTCATTCTATTCCAGATGGACAATATTCTTATTTCGCCCAACTGCCAATTTCACAAAATGGCTCTTTATTAGGAATAATTATCATTGAGTTTACCCCCAAAAAAGAATTCAAAAAATCAAATATTTACGTTGAACTACTCAGTAGAAATAAAGACCGACTGGAAAGCATTTTTTCTCAATTTACCTATGCTGTTTATAAATATGAAGAAAGAGTTGCCACGAATGGTTCCTTATTTAAGGCTCAATTGGCTTACAACTTGCCTAGACCAGAGCCAGGCAAACACAAAATGCTAAAAAACAGAAGCAAAGACAACCACGATAATTATTTAGTTTATAGGAGTCGTTTTGATGGCTCTTGCATTTCTATTGTGATGGTTCCTAAGCTTAATTTATTTAAAGTTTTTACCATTTTTGCTTATATATTTTGTTTTGGAATTTTTCTATTGCTTGCAGGACAGTTTGTCAATTATATTTTCTCTAAAATTACCAAAAGGTCTTTTATTTATTTGCAATTTGAAAACTCCCTACGGGAACAAATCCAACGGGGAATCATTATGGTAACACTAGCTTCTTTTGTTGCTATTGCAATCATTACCATCTGGTATTACAGCAGTGAATATGACGATTATCATCGCTCTCGTCTGTCAAGAAAAATAAGCAGTACAGCACGAACCGCTGTTTGGCAAATTCACGAAGGACAGGATTCTGTTGCAACGCTTCCTAATGCAAGGAGTTTGGCAGATATTCACAAAATAGATGTTAACATTTACGATTTGGGAGGCAACTTATTAAGCTCCTCAGAAGAAGTCATCTTTGAACGACACCTGATTAGTCGTAAAATGAACCCCATTGCCTTCCAGCGGCTACGGAATGAGCAGTTAAGTCGTGTATCCCATGAAGAAATCATTAATAATTTTGAATATATCTCGGCTTATGTTCCGCTCAAAGATAAAAACGAAGTAACGATTGCTTACCTTAATCTCCCTTACGATTTGGCGGGCTCCAACAACATTGGTTCACAAGATGTCGCAGAGTTTTTAGGTGCCTTGCTTAATGTCTATGTTATCTTTCTATTAATCGCAGGTGGTGCCGCTTTTTTTATTGCTAACTCGGTGACAAATCCGCTCTCCGTAATTGGTGCAAAATTAGATGAAGTAGAATTGGGCAAAAAAAATGAGCCCCTGATCTGGAACAACAAAGATGAAATTGGCGAGTTGGTAGAACGTTACAATCATATGATTCGAGAATTGGAAGATAGTAGTAAAAAATTGGCTCGATCGCAACGGGAAAGTGCTTGGCGAGAAATGGCAAAACAGATTGCTCATGAAATCAAAAATCCGCTTACTCCGATGAAACTCAACATCCAACTCTTGGAACGGGTTGTTAATACCAATCCTGATAAGGCACAAAAAATGGTGCACAGGGTATCCAAAACCTTAATTGAACAAATTGATAGTTTGGCGCATATTGCTTCTGAGTTCTCTAACTTTGCCAAAATGCCCACGGCCAACAATGAATACCTAAACATCAATGAGTTGGTATCCAATGCATATAGCTTATTCAGTGAAGAAGAAAATGTCCAATTGTACCTAGATATGACGGACAAGGTTTGTACGGTGTTTGCAGATAAAACACAAATTATGAGAGTGCTCAATAATTTGCTAAAAAATGCCGTACAGGCAATTCCAGATGACCAACCTGGTATTATAAAAGTTCAGCTCTCTGCAACAAGTACAATTGTTATTTTAAAAGTGTCTGACAATGGCTGTGGTATTCCCAAAGCTCAAGAGGACGATATTTTTGTTCCAAATTTCACCACCAAAAGCTCAGGCACAGGAATTGGCTTAGCGATGTCAAAAACAATTGTTGAAATGGCTAAGGGGCAAATTTATTTCAAATCTAAAGAAGGAAAAGGGACTGATTTTTATGTTGAACTTCCCCTTTATATACCTCCCCAAAATAAGCCAGAAGCTAGCACTATTGTGCTATAA
- a CDS encoding DUF2834 domain-containing protein translates to MKNLYLALAIIGFILPNIFVLKVGIETGNILLWTDIPTTLNSMFANDIASAFMTDLFYMVLLFMIWSYQEAKKYKIANYWVTWILTFLFGIAGGFPLFLYLKSKAETL, encoded by the coding sequence ATGAAAAATCTATATCTAGCCCTAGCCATTATTGGTTTTATTTTACCCAATATTTTTGTTTTAAAAGTAGGCATAGAAACGGGGAATATTTTGCTTTGGACAGATATTCCGACCACCCTCAATAGTATGTTTGCCAATGATATTGCCAGTGCTTTTATGACAGACTTATTTTATATGGTTTTACTGTTTATGATTTGGTCATACCAAGAAGCCAAAAAGTACAAAATTGCCAATTATTGGGTAACTTGGATTTTGACTTTTTTATTTGGCATTGCAGGTGGTTTTCCGCTTTTTTTATATTTAAAATCAAAAGCTGAAACGCTTTAA
- a CDS encoding Crp/Fnr family transcriptional regulator, producing the protein MKQAFFDFVQQHIQLDPKEMAFMDELLPIKTFSRGDFLLQQEAISKHFFFIIKGCIRLFYVVDGIEKSAFFYTENEFVSSYESFTKQAPAKHNFQATESTQVIVISADSAYKLLAYSPKFDFLARVIMEEELSTYQNMIAAFITLNPEQRYLQFLAQKGSLINRLPQHYIASYLGVSAESLSRIKKRIATKTKKS; encoded by the coding sequence ATGAAACAAGCTTTTTTTGATTTTGTCCAGCAACACATCCAACTTGATCCAAAAGAAATGGCTTTTATGGACGAACTATTGCCTATAAAGACCTTTTCTAGAGGAGATTTTCTGTTGCAACAAGAGGCTATTTCGAAGCATTTTTTTTTCATTATCAAGGGTTGTATTCGTTTGTTCTATGTCGTTGATGGGATAGAAAAATCCGCTTTTTTTTATACCGAAAACGAGTTTGTTAGCTCTTACGAAAGTTTTACCAAACAAGCACCTGCCAAACACAATTTTCAAGCAACAGAAAGCACCCAAGTGATTGTAATATCTGCCGATTCTGCTTATAAATTATTGGCTTATTCTCCCAAATTTGACTTTTTAGCTAGGGTCATTATGGAAGAAGAACTATCTACTTATCAAAATATGATCGCCGCTTTTATCACCCTAAACCCCGAACAGCGTTATCTGCAATTTCTCGCCCAAAAAGGCAGTTTAATCAACCGTTTGCCACAACATTATATTGCTTCTTATTTAGGAGTTAGCGCAGAATCGTTGAGTAGAATAAAAAAGAGAATTGCTACCAAAACTAAAAAATCTTAA
- a CDS encoding dynamin family protein yields the protein MSKIEVSQKIKELKASLKIMGSNLLEAARQFGASKETRTILKGQIDNINENFLFVIVGEVNAGKSSFVNALLGSPVCATSHEICTQDVQKIIYGESEKLSQNSHERITTREFPTEILKELTVVDTPGTNSRELDHQIITERFIPKCNLVLFVFQLDNIHVQSAWDLFKKIKGEWSKKVVFILTKADRYTEEEKINYKNILHQYALNEHVESPLIYITSSKLEDEGNLESSGFEPIREYINKDVLKDAATNKIIEDVKIIKKLMADINQEFDLRKNKYETDFGTRERIDRIISSKESLTLANIQGLTQKCMNAYDANTEKTLEELNKGIGFFSFTFKSIRSMFGGESTQDWLENINKQHVQQLNKDTNLVLDGGIDSLKSDITYMVIGVKEELDSLENLRIHPTEMFNKIDQKRNEIVHSLKQNLTDFIDKSDVFKGEKIAKGNGVDYTGVNVAGGVAAVGGALTFITQISVLDITGGIATGLGLLLAGGIAFSKKGKYIAAVKEALAQKRMTFEESLTKNLSSYFQQIKTKINDQFTDFDHHLKSEKNQIMDYDKMAHELKNELKDVERKIFKVF from the coding sequence ATGAGCAAAATAGAAGTTAGCCAAAAAATAAAAGAACTAAAAGCCTCTTTAAAAATAATGGGCTCTAATTTATTAGAAGCTGCTCGACAATTTGGAGCCTCTAAAGAAACTAGAACCATTTTAAAAGGGCAAATTGACAATATCAATGAAAATTTTCTTTTTGTTATTGTTGGGGAGGTAAATGCGGGCAAAAGTAGTTTTGTTAATGCATTGTTGGGAAGTCCCGTTTGTGCCACTAGCCACGAAATTTGTACTCAAGATGTCCAGAAAATCATTTATGGGGAATCGGAAAAATTAAGCCAAAACAGTCATGAACGAATCACAACTCGTGAATTTCCAACAGAGATTCTCAAAGAGCTTACAGTGGTCGATACCCCAGGTACCAATAGCCGTGAACTAGATCACCAAATCATTACCGAACGTTTTATCCCCAAGTGTAATTTAGTTCTGTTTGTCTTCCAACTGGATAATATCCATGTGCAATCTGCTTGGGATTTATTTAAGAAAATAAAAGGCGAATGGTCTAAAAAAGTTGTTTTTATTTTAACTAAAGCAGATCGCTATACTGAGGAAGAAAAAATAAACTACAAAAATATATTGCACCAGTATGCTTTGAATGAGCATGTTGAATCGCCGCTTATTTATATTACTTCATCTAAACTTGAGGACGAAGGTAATCTTGAATCTAGTGGTTTTGAGCCAATTCGAGAATACATCAACAAGGATGTGTTAAAAGATGCTGCAACCAATAAAATTATTGAAGATGTCAAGATCATCAAAAAATTAATGGCGGACATTAACCAAGAATTTGATTTGCGCAAAAACAAATATGAAACTGACTTTGGCACTAGAGAACGTATTGATCGCATCATTAGCAGCAAAGAATCATTGACCTTGGCAAATATCCAAGGTTTGACTCAAAAATGCATGAATGCCTATGATGCCAATACCGAAAAAACACTGGAAGAACTCAACAAAGGGATTGGCTTTTTTAGTTTTACCTTCAAATCCATTCGTTCTATGTTTGGCGGAGAATCTACTCAGGATTGGTTGGAAAACATTAACAAGCAACATGTTCAGCAACTCAACAAAGATACCAATCTGGTTTTGGATGGTGGAATTGACAGCCTAAAAAGTGATATTACGTATATGGTCATCGGGGTCAAAGAAGAACTCGATAGCTTGGAAAATTTACGCATCCACCCTACCGAAATGTTCAATAAAATTGATCAAAAACGCAATGAAATTGTTCATTCTTTAAAACAAAACTTAACCGATTTCATTGATAAATCTGACGTTTTTAAAGGAGAAAAAATTGCAAAAGGAAATGGCGTTGATTACACAGGGGTAAATGTAGCTGGTGGAGTGGCAGCTGTTGGCGGTGCTCTAACATTTATCACCCAAATTTCGGTCTTGGATATTACAGGAGGGATCGCTACTGGTTTGGGACTGCTTTTAGCGGGTGGAATTGCCTTTAGCAAAAAAGGAAAATACATTGCTGCGGTCAAAGAAGCACTTGCCCAGAAACGAATGACATTTGAAGAGAGCCTTACTAAGAATTTAAGCAGTTATTTTCAGCAAATCAAAACCAAAATCAACGATCAATTTACCGATTTTGACCATCACCTAAAGTCAGAAAAAAATCAGATTATGGATTATGATAAAATGGCTCATGAGCTCAAAAATGAGTTGAAGGACGTTGAACGTAAAATTTTTAAGGTTTTTTGA
- a CDS encoding MOSC domain-containing protein gives MKILSINIGQPETVQWKGKSIRTSIFKSPVKGPKRVSSLNIEGDGQADLRFHGGVNKAIYSYDSSYYTAWKTTLPTVDWSAGMFGENLTTEGLPDHQVQIGNVYQAGTLIFQAIQPRIPCFKLNLRFQRDDLLSLFYEKKCYGIYFKVIQEGIIEAGDNIQLLETSTYHCSISDIVQSFVSKGEDQLLLNKILNIPLLPKGIRQNLSKYKQ, from the coding sequence ATGAAAATTTTATCCATTAATATTGGTCAGCCCGAAACGGTTCAATGGAAAGGCAAAAGTATTCGAACTAGCATTTTCAAATCTCCTGTAAAAGGCCCTAAAAGGGTTTCTTCTTTGAATATTGAAGGAGATGGGCAAGCTGATCTTCGTTTTCATGGCGGTGTCAACAAAGCTATTTATAGCTATGACTCTAGTTATTATACTGCTTGGAAAACAACTCTTCCAACGGTGGATTGGTCAGCAGGTATGTTTGGAGAAAATTTAACAACGGAAGGCCTGCCAGATCATCAGGTTCAAATCGGCAATGTCTATCAAGCAGGAACGCTTATTTTTCAAGCCATACAACCTAGAATTCCTTGCTTTAAACTTAATCTTCGTTTTCAACGGGATGACCTTTTGTCTCTTTTCTACGAAAAGAAGTGCTATGGCATCTATTTTAAAGTGATTCAAGAAGGAATTATTGAGGCAGGAGATAACATTCAACTGCTAGAAACGTCTACTTACCATTGCTCTATTTCAGATATTGTGCAATCCTTTGTTAGCAAAGGAGAAGACCAACTTTTGTTAAACAAAATTCTCAACATCCCACTATTACCTAAGGGTATAAGACAGAATCTTTCTAAATACAAACAATAA
- a CDS encoding TGF-beta receptor interacting domain-containing protein, with protein sequence MGFFKKIFNKFRTNKEATSLPATLELIPGELWVSVAVHELPVTFDNQNKKALSFTTRGLESQGQQELFFVLKTNRTNLDEVPQEPLYFFQQVYKVAQQGHLAKEGSITQFGENDLWGWKGIVYAKAPAHLQGILPKQCLNMVLLSLEEVQAVQEFGYTRILSMLGKQARYYPFPYWTDHYRENLLIQELNKSLLKSLRRMVFPEASVTLINNQHIYLTINYTAQLNLAHETFPSSIPLAFLPSLDSKADACLTWSFQPNAPEAITPPNSQGNTMGGCMLLIIGQQKENKARILEDGFALLLNNDEWKQFWKAIQNKQNYKLQTAKDFLDFSLLWR encoded by the coding sequence ATGGGTTTCTTCAAAAAAATATTTAATAAATTTAGAACCAATAAAGAGGCAACGAGCCTCCCTGCTACCCTTGAGTTAATCCCTGGAGAACTATGGGTATCTGTTGCTGTACATGAACTTCCCGTTACCTTTGACAATCAAAATAAGAAAGCGCTATCTTTTACAACAAGAGGCTTAGAAAGTCAGGGGCAACAAGAGTTGTTTTTTGTATTAAAAACCAATCGCACCAATCTTGATGAAGTTCCTCAAGAGCCCCTCTATTTTTTTCAACAAGTTTATAAAGTAGCACAACAAGGGCATCTTGCCAAAGAAGGTAGTATTACACAGTTTGGCGAAAACGATTTGTGGGGATGGAAAGGAATTGTTTATGCTAAAGCTCCTGCTCATCTACAAGGAATTTTACCCAAACAATGCCTAAATATGGTTTTGTTAAGTTTAGAGGAGGTTCAAGCCGTTCAAGAATTTGGATATACTCGCATTCTATCCATGTTAGGGAAGCAAGCACGCTATTATCCCTTTCCTTATTGGACAGATCATTATAGAGAAAACTTATTAATTCAGGAACTTAACAAAAGTCTTTTAAAAAGCCTTCGGCGAATGGTTTTTCCTGAAGCCTCTGTAACCCTAATTAATAATCAACACATTTACCTAACCATCAATTATACTGCTCAACTCAACCTAGCACATGAAACGTTCCCCAGTTCTATTCCCTTGGCATTTTTGCCCAGTTTGGATTCCAAAGCAGATGCTTGCTTAACCTGGTCTTTTCAACCCAATGCTCCAGAAGCCATCACGCCACCCAATAGCCAAGGAAACACAATGGGAGGCTGTATGCTTTTAATTATTGGTCAACAAAAAGAAAATAAGGCTAGAATACTAGAAGATGGTTTTGCATTGTTGTTAAACAATGACGAATGGAAACAATTTTGGAAGGCCATCCAAAACAAACAAAATTATAAACTACAAACCGCTAAAGACTTTTTAGATTTTTCATTACTTTGGCGGTAA
- a CDS encoding threonine aldolase family protein has product MIVDLRSDTVTQPTLAMKTAMFEAPLGDDVFGDDPSVNELERFSAALFGMEAAVYCPSGTMTNQIAIKINSNAPGEIICDQLAHIYKYEGGGIGFNAGLASHLLAGDKGRLSAEQIEAAIQPDDPHFPETQVVSLENTCNKGGGSIYDLEEIKKISTLCKNRGLKLHLDGARVFNAIVEADYGAKDLGAQFDTISVCLSKGLGAPVGSVLLGSQRAIKKARRIRKLFGGGMRQAGILAAAGTFALKNNIERLKEDHAKAKILGNTLENCSYVKRVLPVYTNIVVFEVQDHLSHTAIIEQLNQEQIKTVAFGPQQIRLVTHLNFTEKMLEKTITVLDKLK; this is encoded by the coding sequence ATGATTGTAGATTTACGAAGCGATACGGTTACACAACCAACACTAGCTATGAAAACGGCTATGTTTGAAGCTCCCTTGGGAGATGATGTCTTTGGGGATGATCCTTCTGTTAATGAGTTAGAGCGCTTTTCGGCTGCTTTATTTGGAATGGAGGCTGCTGTATATTGCCCCTCAGGGACGATGACAAACCAAATTGCCATCAAAATTAATAGCAATGCACCTGGCGAAATTATTTGTGACCAATTAGCTCATATCTATAAATATGAAGGTGGAGGGATTGGTTTTAATGCTGGTTTAGCAAGCCACTTATTGGCTGGTGATAAGGGGCGTTTGAGTGCCGAACAAATTGAAGCCGCAATACAGCCAGATGATCCTCATTTTCCCGAAACACAGGTCGTAAGTTTGGAAAATACTTGCAATAAAGGAGGTGGTTCAATTTATGACTTGGAAGAAATCAAAAAAATAAGCACTTTATGCAAGAATAGAGGGCTAAAATTGCATTTGGATGGGGCAAGGGTTTTTAACGCCATTGTAGAAGCAGATTATGGGGCAAAAGATTTGGGAGCGCAATTTGATACCATTTCAGTCTGTTTATCGAAGGGCTTGGGGGCTCCTGTGGGTTCCGTTTTATTGGGGAGTCAAAGGGCTATAAAGAAGGCTAGACGGATTCGGAAATTGTTTGGTGGTGGAATGAGGCAGGCAGGTATTTTAGCTGCTGCTGGTACATTTGCCTTAAAAAATAACATTGAACGGTTGAAAGAGGATCATGCCAAGGCAAAAATACTAGGCAATACCTTAGAGAATTGTTCTTATGTCAAGCGAGTGTTGCCAGTATATACCAATATTGTAGTTTTTGAAGTACAAGACCACCTGTCGCATACTGCTATTATAGAGCAACTCAATCAAGAACAGATCAAAACCGTTGCTTTTGGCCCACAGCAAATACGTTTGGTAACGCATCTAAATTTTACAGAAAAAATGTTGGAAAAAACAATAACAGTATTAGATAAATTAAAATAA